TCTCAGACATGGCACGCACCAGAGTAATGGTACccagagttgacctctgacctccagatgcactcatatgcacacctacacacatacatacacaccgaCACCCCTATAAAAAGTGTTTGGAGGTTGGGGGTTAGAACCGGAGGTGTGCTtcaatggtagagcatttgtctacCATGCGCTAGGTTTTGGGATCTATcccaacacaaaaaaaaaaaaaaaaaaaattaatttataaaaagaatgagCTTGAGAGATGGTTCTGTCTATAAAAtgcctgccatgcaagcatgcGGACCAGAGTGTCCTCAGTATCCACGTAAACTGCAGGCTTGGTAATCCTATCACTAGGCAGAGAAAGCATAGACAGGCCACCCCTGGAGCTTCCTGGACAGCCCGTCTAGTCAACTAGCGGCCGCCACACCGGCCCTGTCTCCTCCAGACCGCCAGAGGGTGCCAGCAGGCCAGAAAGGCTTCCCTCCCGCTCATCTCCATGACCCCCACAGCTGGCTAGATGACCCGGAAGCTGTGGCTCTGATAGGAGCAGTGCTTCCAGGTGCGAGCGAGGTGACCCCGGCTGCCAAAGGAGGGCGAGACAGAGCAGCTATGGGGGCGCACCTGGCCCGGCGCTATGTTTGGGACGCCTCGGTGGAGCCTGATCCCCTGCAGATGCCCAGCTTCCCGCCGGACTACGGCTTCCCGGACCGCAAGGAGCGCGGTGAGCTCAGAGCGCAGGCGCGACAGCAGACCCCGCGGAACTCGGTGCTGCCAGTCTGCAGAGGGTCGGGTCGGGAGGGCGCCTGAACTCCTCGAATGTGGAGGCTGTACGGGCATGGCTGGAGCAAAGGGCTGCAACGGGATAGCCAAGAGCGAGAAAACGAGGCTGCCCCGGTGCTCTTCGTCCTGGGAAGAAGCCTAGGGACGCGGAGCCCAGGGACGTGTTCTCCATACAGGTGATGCATACAGAGATGCATCTCCATTCAGGTGTCACTCATATGTATATGGTCGGAGGTGGGGCGGTGCATCTGTCTTGTCTGTGtgatggtgctgggaatggaacccagggcctttgtgTACGTACACGGCTCTTGTTCTTCCTGTGTGGGGAAATCGCAGACTTACAGAGTGACAGTTCTGGACAAAGTCCCATTTTGGCACTTGGGATGCTCCATGGTAGCAGAGAAACACTGGCACTGTTTCCGGGGAGCCCATTGGGCAAGCAGATGTGGGAAGCAAAACCTGAGGTGTGGAAGCAGGTTTCCTGACAGGCAGTGGAAGCAAAGGCTAAAAGAGGCATGTGTATGGAATTGATGAAGCTGGTTCCACGGACGGACGGAGCCCTCACTTTTAAGCTTTGCCAAAAGGCTTGTGGTGTaggctgggagatgactcagtcagcaaagtgcttgccatgcaagtatgaggacatgagttcaaatcccctgtGGAAACGTGAACAGAAGTCTTCTCAACCCAGGTAGGGAACCAAGGTAAGGATAGCActgaagtccaacttggtgaatcaGTGCAGTTACCGGAGCAGATGTGGCAAAGACAGCCGCCATCACTAAAAGCCTACCCCAGTAATAGTGACAGCTTGTTTAATCTCCTTCCTCCAGGGAGCTTGGTTGATCTGAGCTGTCTTTACAGCCTAGGGAAGCTTGAGGAAGGAGTGGCCTATGAATCAGGTTGGTTTCAGGGCTTCCTGAAGCTGTCGTTTATGTCCAGTTCAATAAATCTCTCCTCCCTGgcttggtggtgcatacctttaatcccagcacttgggaggcagaggcaggcgaatctctgtgagttccaggccagtctggtctccaaagcaaattccaggacagacagccagggctacacagagaatccctgacttgaaacaaaaaccaaacatacaaacaaaagagGTTTTATGTAGGGGAAAGCTGTCGCACATGTAAAAGGCTGGTGGAGCTGCACCAATTCTCCCAGTGCAGGGGAGGTAAAGGCAGAGCCGGGCctcgctggccagtcagtctagccagtAAGTGAGCTCTCAGTTCtgtgaggaagacacctgaccctgtcttctggcctccacgtgcacagGTCATGACTGCTCAGGGAACCCTCTAGGGGATGGAGCCTAAGGACGTGTGCTGGGAGGTGGTATCGTCACTCCAGGGTCCTGATTCTAGGGAGTCCTTCAGCCCTAACTGAGCCTGCAGCCCACTTACCCACCTGACACCCTGCTTTACCCACAATCGGCTTTGAAAATAACCAGCATTCCCTGCCTCTCTGGCTTAGCTAAACCAGAAAACCCTGGTAAAACTCAGGCAGTCCTGTGGCCCCAGTATCCAGGTTGCTTCCTCCCTGGACTCCCTTCTTGTTGTCAAGTCAGACTGGTCTAACTCAGCCCTTTTCCTTCAGCTTCTGGAGCCTCACTGGCCCAGTGTGCTCAGTGATGCTAGCCTTCTGATTACTTCCATGACTCTTCCTCCATCTTAGGCATGCTCCTGTTGGAAAGCAGGAACAGCTTCCCCTCTCCACTCCCATTTGTCCTCAAACTCCCTCTCACCTGTTATTCCAAATGATCTGTCCCTGGCCTggcagagcccccccccccatttcaggTGAACCCCTTATGCAATGCAAGGACCCTGCTTTGGAGTCAGTCTCCTGTCAGCATGTCAATCACTGCCTCTCAGTGGCTTTGCAGCATTCTCCCGGACCAGACATGGTAGTAGATGACAGCAGCAGGACACAGCAGCGCTGTCTCAAAACCAGATGTCAAATCCCATTCTGGCCTCACCCTCACCAGCTTCTCCCTTACTGAAGGGCTTCTCTCAGAGCTCCCCAGCCCAATCACTGAGCCCCACCGCCATTCCTCAGTTGTACATTGACCACCTCCGTCTGTCTCCCTGGACTCTGATTCTTCCTCAGTTCGCTATTGCGTGCCTGGAAGCCAAGGCCTGTTTGTCGTGTCCTGGAGACAGCTCGCAGCGGCCTGCAGCTGCCTTGTGCGCAGCATCCTGCCAAGTTTCTCTCCAAGGGAAGCCTGAACCTTGAGCTCAGGAATGACACTGCTGGCTTCTTTAATTGATGTTTGTGTTAGTGCTTTGTTAGTTGTGGCGTGTGTACGTGTACGCACACGTGTGTTGGCCGGGAGTCAGCATCCCGAGGGTCTTCCTCAAGTCactctccaccttctctctccctggaaccaccaccaccctccgTGCTGCcttaatttttaagacagggtttcactgtgtagcacagACTAGTCACAAACTCTAAATCCcccctcagcctcttgagtgttgagatCACAGGGAAAAGCCAACAGGCCCGGCCtgaatttgctttaaaaacagGTTCTTGCTAGaaagcacaggctagcctcaaacttaaaaCCCTCTtacctcagtctcctgggtgctgcacccttctctctgcctttaaTGACTGGCACGCATTCTCAGAGCTCTGCCCTCCCTTCGGACCTCCAGTCCTCACTTTCCCAATCACTGGAAAGGACAGTGCCACCTTCCTTGGGCTCAGGGGCTGGCCCAGGATGTGGGGACGCCCTGATACCAGTCCTGTTGCTTCAAGGCTTTGGACCATTCAACCTGGCTCGCCCCTCACCTCCTGGCCCTCCTTTCAAGCATCCCCTACCCCTGGTTTTTGGCCATATTGATCCCTGGTCAATAAGGCTGCCGGTAATGAGTGTATTCTGCCTACTTTGTCTCCCTCTGAAGACGGATACCATCTaactgcctggctcccagctatGCTCCTGAGCAGGAGCAGTGTGCTGAAGCCTTGCTGCCGGCCTATGGCCTAGTGTGAATTGGAGATGAGACAGGAGCTTGGGTTGCTAACCTGACCTCCAGGTTGGGTGGCTCCAGCAAGAGCTTGCCTGCCCGTGAAGTTAGCCCCGGGCCCGAGTACAGAGGTGTAGCATGGAGCAACCAAGCTGGCTTCATCAGCCAACTAGAGTAACAATGGAGGTGTGGGTCAGACCCCATGACGGCTGTAGAGGTGTGGGTCAGACCCCGTGACGGCTGTAGAGGTGTGGGTCAGACCCCGTGAGGCTGTAGAGGTGTGGGTCAGACCCCGTGGTGGCTGTAGAGGTGTGGGTAGACCCCGTGGCGGCTGTAGAGGTGTGGGTAAACCCCGTGAGGCTGTAGAGGTGTGGGTAGACCCCATGGCAGCTGTAGAGGTGTGGGTAGACCCCGTGAGGCTGTAGAGAAGGGTTTGGAAACCCAAATTGGGAGGAGAGTGCAACAGAGGCTGCGGGAAAGCCTTCCCTGAGGCCAGCCCTGGGTCCCGTCCGGGCACCTGGTTGTCACAAGGACCTGAGTCCACGTGAGAAAGGGGATGGGATCTGGAAGCAAAGCAGGAGACGACAGCACCAAGGAAGGACAGCAGTGGTCTGTGAGTGGTGAGAATTCCCCAAGGCCTCATGCATACAGGCAAGCACACGACCACTGActtcgttttattttattttgattatgtgtctgtgtagagATTTGGCCATAAGAGTTCAGGGGCCAAacaaggccagagagggcattagatcccctagagctggagttaaaggcagtggctgtgagctgcctaacaTGGGTTTTAGGAACAAAACCCCAGTTCTCGACaagagccactgagccatttttccagccaaCTTTTATGTTTCACAAGAGGGTCTTCCTCCTCGGTTGCCTGCATTGGCCTTGAACCCACTCTGTGGCCTAGGCAGGTCTTAAACGTGTGATCTCCTGCACAGCTGAGGTGAGCCTTGAACCACCAGGCCTTCTGTGGGAGCATGGTGTAATGCTGTGGGAGCATGGTTTAATGCAACGAAAGGGGGCTGGGACCAAGACACAGGTGGAGAGGAGGTCGGCCTGCAGTCTGCTGGGTGACAAAGAAGTGGGATTGTGGGGCACAGTAGGTACAGGCTGGGGTATGGCAACTGTTCCTAACCCAGGGATGGAACATCCCAGCACAGAGTAATCACCTTGCCAAGACTCCCACCGGAGCACTCATTGTACACCACGTACATGGTGACGTTTGTGTCAACATCAGACCCATCCACGACAGTTTCAACGTCCTAGAAGTTAGTGATGAACCTCTACACTACTAGGCTGGTTGCATTGGCACCACTAACGATGCGTTCCTGAGACACTTCATGTTGGCTTAGCTGCCAACCTGGCAGCATCCATGCTGGAACTGGCATCTCTGTAGTGGGGAAGCAGGGGCTGGAAGGTGAGCGCTGAGCTCCACCTCCATTGGGACTTTTTGGCAGACAGCAGTGTGTAGCTAGAGGAAAAGATGTGTTGAGAACTCGCACCAGTTCTCACAAAACCCAAAGGAACAGTGCCCCTTCCTTCTGTCGAGGCATGGCCATAATTCAGATGGGTTCTAAACCAGTGAGAGACACCCTGGTGTGGCTCATTTGTGCTGTGTACACCCCGGAGATTGCTGGAGCTGGGGGCTGGCTCTAGTGCTGAGAGCCTCCCTCCTCCTACAGTGATGGTGGCCACGCAACAGGAGATGAATGATGCCCAGCTGACCCTGCAGCAGCGTGACTACTGCGCCCACTACCTCATCCGGCTGTTAAAGTGCAAGCGGGACAACTTCCCTAACTTCCTGGCGTGCAAGCATGAGCAGCATGACTGGGACTACTGCGAGCACCTGGAGTGAGCCTGCCCTGCACCCCCCaccacaggcacccacacatgGACACAGGGAAGaggctggagtcatctgggagggGGCCAAGCCAGAATTAACTGGGGAACCTCACCCTAGCAAGGGTTTCCTGGTGGCTGGGGATGGAGTCAGGCCAGGACCAATGgcactgagaccctgtctgttCTGCCCGCAGCTATGTGAAGCGGATGAAGGAGTTTGAACGTGAGCGGCGACTGCTGCAGAGGAAGAAGCggagggaagagaaggcagaacgGATAGCCCAAGGccagggagaaggagaggtgggCCCCGAGGTGGCCCTCTAGGGGTCACCCACGGGCCTGTGGACCTGTCAGTGAAATAAAAAGTTTTGGGTCACCCAGCTTTCGTCTGCACTACCTCAAGGGTGGGAAGGAACAGTGTAGTCCCCGTACCTCTACAGAACACAAAGCCCAAGTCCAGCTGGGTAAACAGGTTTATTGTTGCTGCTGGAGAGCCACGGTTATCCCGGGGCAGTGGGCAGAGTGCTACTTGGCTGAACCCATGAGGAACTGCTCAGAGCAAGAAAGGGATAATGGGCATGCGAAGGGGTGGGTAGTCACGGAACTCCTTCAGGTAGCTGCGATGCTTGCCCTTGGCCCAGATAGTCATCTGGGTGAAGCCCACCAAGGAGAAGAGGGCCACTGTGGACAGAACAGGGTATCAGAATAGGAATGCCCAGCTGGAAAGGTAGGGCAGTGCACTGGTA
This is a stretch of genomic DNA from Arvicola amphibius chromosome 15, mArvAmp1.2, whole genome shotgun sequence. It encodes these proteins:
- the Ndufb7 gene encoding NADH dehydrogenase [ubiquinone] 1 beta subcomplex subunit 7; amino-acid sequence: MGAHLARRYVWDASVEPDPLQMPSFPPDYGFPDRKERVMVATQQEMNDAQLTLQQRDYCAHYLIRLLKCKRDNFPNFLACKHEQHDWDYCEHLDYVKRMKEFERERRLLQRKKRREEKAERIAQGQGEGEVGPEVAL